A genomic stretch from bacterium includes:
- a CDS encoding 4-phosphoerythronate dehydrogenase codes for MKIVVDENIPFAKEAFSTLGKVETSHGREITPQKVEDADVLIVRSITKVNSELLEKSQVKFVGTATIGLDHIDVEYLKKRNIGFASAPGSNSNSVSEYIACGLLYTANKLYLNLCNLTIGVVGVGSVGSKVAKKAKALGMRMLLNDPPLFERTGNIKYRPIQELMANCDILTFHVPLERQGKYPTYHMIDEKFLRRLKKCPVIVNTSRGGVMDTEAVKSVLMHCRISQVILDVWENEPDIDTEMLKMALIGTPHIAGYSFDGKVNGMFMVYNSLCQYLNKKAKWNPNNFLPDSNCPVIKVGEMNNGSLEKKLHEVISQVYDIEKDDSKLRESFSLPAEKSGAYFDSLRKNYPVRREFFNTEILFEKEDSQLANVLSEIGFKVDKI; via the coding sequence GTGAAAATAGTTGTTGATGAGAATATTCCATTTGCCAAAGAGGCATTTTCTACATTAGGCAAGGTTGAAACTTCACACGGAAGAGAGATAACTCCTCAAAAGGTGGAAGATGCTGATGTTTTGATTGTCCGCTCTATCACAAAGGTTAATTCTGAACTTTTAGAAAAAAGTCAGGTTAAGTTTGTCGGGACAGCCACGATAGGGCTTGATCATATTGATGTTGAGTATTTGAAGAAAAGAAATATCGGGTTTGCAAGCGCGCCTGGCTCTAATTCTAATTCCGTTTCAGAGTATATAGCCTGTGGATTATTATATACAGCAAACAAGTTGTATCTCAATCTTTGCAATTTGACAATTGGGGTTGTGGGAGTTGGTAGTGTTGGCAGTAAAGTTGCAAAGAAGGCTAAGGCTCTGGGAATGAGAATGCTTCTTAATGACCCTCCTCTTTTTGAGAGAACAGGAAATATAAAATATCGTCCGATACAAGAATTGATGGCAAATTGTGATATATTAACCTTTCATGTTCCCCTTGAAAGACAGGGCAAGTATCCTACATATCATATGATAGATGAAAAGTTTCTGAGACGTTTAAAGAAATGTCCTGTAATTGTAAATACCTCTCGTGGTGGAGTTATGGACACAGAGGCTGTTAAGAGTGTCCTGATGCATTGCAGGATATCACAGGTTATTTTGGATGTGTGGGAAAACGAGCCGGATATTGATACAGAGATGCTTAAAATGGCCTTGATTGGGACTCCTCATATTGCAGGTTATTCCTTTGACGGAAAAGTCAATGGGATGTTTATGGTATACAACAGCCTGTGTCAATATTTAAATAAGAAAGCGAAATGGAATCCCAATAACTTTTTGCCGGATAGCAATTGTCCTGTTATTAAAGTTGGTGAAATGAATAATGGTTCATTAGAAAAAAAATTGCACGAAGTTATTTCTCAAGTGTATGATATTGAAAAGGATGATTCAAAACTTAGGGAATCTTTCTCTCTACCTGCTGAGAAAAGTGGCGCATATTTCGATTCTTTGAGAAAAAATTATCCTGTGAGAAGAGAATTTTTTAATACAGAGATCTTGTTCGAAAAAGAAGATTCGCAATTAGCGAATGTCTTATCAGAAATTGGTTTTAAAGTAGACAAAATATAA
- a CDS encoding SDR family oxidoreductase has product MDNSGLFNIRNKVAVITGGGGILCGEMARALSKHEVKVAILDLREDVAVGLADDIVKHGGKAVGLACNVLDKESIKKASVRILELFGRVDILINGAGGNSPKATTAKETLEPEDLKKIDVLGNKSFFDMDQEGVKFVFNLNFLGTLLPTQVFAKLMAEQGDGGNIVNISSMNAFRPLTKIPAYSAAKAAVSNFTQWLATHLSPVNIRVNAIAPGFFLTDQNRFLLVDEKTGKLTPRGETIINHTPMRRFGDPADLIGSLIWLVSPASEFVTGIVVPVDGGFSAFSGV; this is encoded by the coding sequence ATGGACAATAGCGGGTTATTTAACATTAGGAATAAAGTAGCTGTAATAACTGGAGGAGGAGGGATTCTTTGTGGCGAAATGGCAAGGGCTTTATCAAAGCATGAAGTAAAAGTAGCCATCCTGGATCTCAGAGAGGATGTAGCAGTAGGACTTGCTGATGATATTGTAAAACATGGCGGAAAAGCAGTAGGCTTAGCCTGTAATGTGCTGGATAAAGAGAGCATTAAAAAGGCATCTGTCAGGATATTAGAGTTATTTGGAAGAGTGGATATTCTTATAAATGGCGCTGGAGGCAACAGCCCAAAGGCAACTACAGCTAAGGAGACTCTGGAGCCTGAGGATCTAAAGAAAATTGATGTACTGGGAAACAAAAGCTTTTTTGATATGGATCAGGAAGGAGTAAAATTTGTTTTCAATCTGAATTTTCTAGGTACTCTTCTCCCGACCCAGGTATTTGCGAAACTAATGGCGGAACAAGGAGATGGCGGGAATATCGTAAATATATCTTCCATGAATGCGTTCAGACCTTTAACAAAGATTCCCGCATATTCAGCGGCAAAGGCAGCTGTGTCTAATTTTACACAATGGCTTGCAACTCACCTGTCTCCTGTTAATATTAGAGTTAATGCTATTGCGCCAGGGTTCTTTCTAACAGATCAGAATCGTTTCCTGCTTGTTGATGAAAAGACAGGCAAACTTACTCCAAGAGGGGAAACTATAATAAATCATACTCCAATGCGCCGTTTTGGTGATCCAGCTGATTTAATTGGATCTCTTATATGGCTTGTTTCTCCTGCATCAGAATTTGTAACAGGAATTGTTGTTCCTGTAGACGGAGGCTTTTCTGCTTTTAGCGGAGTATAA
- a CDS encoding HAD hydrolase-like protein, translating to MQDAAGKLKEFKPEKQFFVGIDSDGCAFDTMEVKHKECFIPNIINEWELQAVSKYAREAAEFVNLYSKWRGINRFPALTMVFDLLQEREDVKKRKVNIPEAKTLREWIEKETKLGNPALEQVVQETKDPVLSQALKWSKAVNETVAKIVRGVPPFPFVRESLEKIFNTVDAIVVSATPCEALKREWDEHDIAKYVRVIAGQEMGTKKEHLAFAAVGNYKPNHILMIGDAPGDMKAARANNALFYPINPGDEDISWERFHNEAFDKFINGTYAGDYEKSLIDEFDKYLPSIPPWK from the coding sequence ATGCAGGATGCAGCAGGGAAATTAAAAGAATTTAAACCTGAAAAGCAGTTTTTTGTTGGAATTGATTCAGATGGGTGTGCGTTTGACACTATGGAAGTAAAGCATAAGGAATGTTTTATTCCTAATATTATAAATGAATGGGAACTTCAGGCAGTATCAAAGTATGCAAGAGAAGCTGCAGAATTTGTAAACCTTTATTCAAAGTGGCGTGGAATAAACAGGTTTCCTGCTCTTACAATGGTTTTTGATCTTCTTCAGGAAAGGGAAGATGTAAAAAAACGCAAGGTTAATATTCCTGAAGCAAAGACTTTGCGCGAATGGATTGAGAAAGAAACAAAGCTCGGCAATCCAGCTCTGGAACAAGTCGTTCAGGAAACAAAAGACCCTGTGTTATCTCAGGCATTAAAATGGTCTAAGGCTGTTAATGAGACAGTAGCAAAGATAGTTCGTGGGGTACCTCCGTTTCCTTTCGTCAGGGAAAGTCTTGAGAAGATTTTCAATACAGTAGATGCAATTGTTGTGTCTGCGACTCCATGTGAAGCTCTCAAGAGAGAGTGGGATGAACATGATATTGCTAAATACGTTAGGGTAATTGCAGGACAGGAGATGGGAACAAAGAAAGAACATCTGGCATTTGCTGCTGTAGGCAACTATAAGCCAAATCATATTCTAATGATAGGTGACGCCCCCGGAGATATGAAAGCTGCACGCGCTAACAATGCTCTCTTTTATCCCATTAATCCCGGAGATGAGGATATATCATGGGAGAGATTTCACAATGAAGCCTTTGATAAATTTATAAATGGAACATATGCTGGAGATTATGAAAAGTCCTTAATAGATGAATTTGATAAATATTTACCCAGCATCCCTCCATGGAAATAG
- a CDS encoding diphosphate--fructose-6-phosphate 1-phosphotransferase yields MSELKNVIIAQSGGPSPVINNSLRGVIETCKLFPEKFGRIYAGYHGIEGILKEELLDLSAQSEEEISFLRTTPAAGAIGTCRYKLKQEQVADFNRVIEVFKAHNIGYFFYIGGNDSMDTAHKISVLAKDKGLDLIAVGVPKTIDNDVGDEKFKLIDHTPGYGSVARYWAYCIQNANEENAGSSPADPVTVIQAMGRKIGFIPAAARLADPEREMPLQIYLAETELSIEDLADNVNEELKRSGRVIVVISEGFQVGDIGEAKDAFGHTEFGASQSTVKQIVANYLNKVGLKARGSARGFIPGTDQRDTAIYASTVDLDEAYKVGQKAVLIAYEGTNGFMSTILRKPGSIYSVEYDKVSLEKVANSERKFPSSWIAKNRIDVTDEFIKYARPLIGEDWVSVPIVNGIQRFARIKPVFAGKKCAEYIPQAYKLKYGG; encoded by the coding sequence ATGAGTGAATTAAAGAATGTTATTATTGCGCAGTCTGGCGGCCCATCACCAGTAATTAATAACTCTCTCAGGGGAGTTATCGAGACATGTAAGCTGTTTCCTGAGAAGTTCGGCAGAATATATGCCGGATATCATGGAATAGAGGGGATTCTTAAGGAGGAATTGTTGGATTTGAGTGCTCAGAGTGAAGAGGAAATATCTTTTTTAAGAACAACTCCAGCTGCTGGAGCAATAGGAACATGCCGCTATAAATTAAAACAGGAACAAGTTGCAGATTTTAATCGTGTCATAGAGGTTTTTAAAGCTCATAATATCGGCTATTTTTTTTACATTGGCGGTAATGATTCAATGGATACGGCCCATAAAATTAGTGTGCTTGCAAAGGATAAGGGGCTGGATTTAATTGCCGTAGGTGTGCCGAAAACAATAGACAATGATGTTGGGGATGAAAAATTTAAGCTTATAGATCATACCCCGGGATACGGCAGTGTAGCAAGATACTGGGCGTATTGCATTCAGAATGCAAATGAAGAGAATGCTGGGTCTTCTCCTGCAGATCCTGTTACGGTGATTCAGGCTATGGGAAGGAAGATAGGTTTTATTCCTGCAGCAGCGCGTCTTGCAGATCCTGAAAGGGAGATGCCGTTACAGATATATCTTGCTGAGACTGAGCTTTCCATAGAAGATCTTGCAGATAATGTGAATGAAGAGTTGAAAAGATCAGGCAGAGTTATTGTGGTGATAAGTGAGGGATTTCAGGTTGGAGATATTGGAGAAGCAAAGGATGCTTTCGGACATACGGAGTTTGGGGCAAGTCAGAGTACTGTTAAGCAGATAGTTGCGAATTATTTAAATAAAGTTGGACTTAAAGCAAGAGGCAGTGCAAGAGGCTTTATTCCTGGAACTGACCAGCGTGATACGGCAATTTATGCCTCTACAGTGGATTTAGATGAAGCTTATAAAGTTGGACAGAAAGCGGTTCTGATAGCTTATGAAGGAACTAACGGTTTCATGTCTACAATTCTCAGAAAACCAGGGTCAATTTATAGTGTTGAATATGACAAGGTTTCTCTTGAGAAAGTTGCAAATTCTGAAAGAAAATTTCCTTCAAGCTGGATAGCAAAGAATAGGATTGATGTAACTGACGAGTTCATAAAATATGCAAGACCTCTCATTGGAGAGGATTGGGTGAGTGTGCCGATAGTTAACGGAATACAGCGCTTTGCGAGAATTAAGCCTGTATTTGCGGGAAAGAAATGTGCTGAGTATATTCCTCAGGCGTACAAATTAAAATATGGAGGGTAA